A DNA window from Chryseobacterium sp. MEBOG06 contains the following coding sequences:
- a CDS encoding cbb3-type cytochrome c oxidase N-terminal domain-containing protein encodes MKTRTPISIYIATTIGLTIMAFEMFASDSGYFSSPFFWALILIAIILLLIMNSIGDLIENESFSRLPEEEKKKYLAEKNIPYYQKLWNSAFKKQSVTEEKDILIDHGFDGITELDNSLPKWWIGLFWFGCIFCLVYLTAFAFTDYAHPEVEYTKKVKTMLASIEEYEKTAPQINLESAKYSADNIAEGQELFKTNCVTCHGDGGKGGIGPNLTDTHWINIKEKSLFKNVFWMLENGSPNNPTMRPFIKEGTITGRDAEKIAAYIYHINQETSPITVAQGGAAPQGEEVKWENGNN; translated from the coding sequence ATGAAAACGAGAACCCCAATTTCAATATATATAGCGACAACGATAGGCTTAACGATTATGGCCTTTGAAATGTTCGCAAGCGATTCCGGCTACTTTTCTTCTCCATTTTTCTGGGCGTTGATTCTGATTGCCATTATTCTTCTTCTCATCATGAACTCCATTGGAGATTTAATTGAGAATGAAAGCTTCAGCCGGTTACCGGAAGAGGAGAAAAAAAAGTACCTGGCAGAAAAAAATATTCCTTATTATCAGAAACTTTGGAACTCTGCTTTCAAAAAACAATCTGTCACTGAAGAAAAAGATATTCTTATCGACCATGGTTTTGACGGAATCACAGAGCTTGACAACTCTCTTCCTAAATGGTGGATCGGCTTGTTCTGGTTCGGTTGCATATTCTGTCTAGTATATTTAACAGCTTTTGCATTTACAGATTATGCTCATCCTGAAGTAGAATATACCAAAAAGGTCAAGACAATGCTGGCTTCTATTGAAGAGTATGAAAAAACAGCCCCTCAGATCAATCTGGAATCAGCCAAATACAGTGCAGATAATATAGCAGAAGGCCAGGAACTTTTCAAAACCAACTGTGTAACCTGCCACGGAGATGGGGGAAAGGGAGGTATTGGACCTAATCTTACCGATACTCATTGGATCAACATCAAAGAAAAAAGTTTGTTTAAAAATGTTTTCTGGATGCTTGAAAACGGCTCCCCAAATAATCCTACGATGAGACCTTTCATTAAAGAAGGAACCATCACAGGAAGAGATGCTGAAAAAATTGCAGCTTATATTTATCATATTAACCAGGAAACTTCTCCAATCACAGTAGCTCAAGGAGGTGCTGCTCCTCAGGGAGAAGAGGTGAAATGGGAAAACGGAAACAATTAA